In Anguilla rostrata isolate EN2019 chromosome 1, ASM1855537v3, whole genome shotgun sequence, a genomic segment contains:
- the LOC135234521 gene encoding serine protease 1-like — MIGLIVLALLGSAATAPLEDKIVGGYECPRHSQPWQVSLNIGYHFCGGSLINDQWVISAAHCWMNPYEQMAILGDHHIWQYEGTEQYMSVNAIYWHQSYDYQTLDYDIMLLKLAHPVTVNEFVRPIALPTACPVAGDRCVVSGWGNIYTDQVFNPFNLQCVDVPILSQQDCEGSYPGQITKNMVCAGYLEGGKDACQGDSGGPLACNGELQGIVSWGYGCAQPNYPGVYTKVCALLPWIKDILNSY, encoded by the exons CCACAGCTCCTCTGGAAGACAAGATCGTCGGCGGTTATGAGTGCCCGCGCCATTCCCAGCCCTGGCAAGTCTCGCTCAACATCGGCTACCACTTCTGCGGCGGCTCCCTCATAAACGACCAGTGGGTCATCTCCGCTGCCCACTGCTGGATGAA CCCGTACGAACAGATGGCCATCCTGGGCGACCACCACATCTGGCAGTACGAGGGCACGGAGCAATACATGTCCGTCAACGCCATCTACTGGCACCAGAGCTACGACTACCAGACTCTGGACTATGACATCATGCTTCTGAAGCTGGCCCACCCGGTCACCGTCAACGAGTTCGTCCGGCCCATCGCCCTGCCCACGGCCTGTCCCGTCGCCGGGGACAGGTGCGTGGTGTCCGGCTGGGGCAACATTTACACCGATCAGG TGTTTAACCCCTTCAACCTGCAGTGCGTGGACGTACCGATCCTGTCCCAGCAGGACTGTGAGGGCTCCTACCCCGGCCAGATCACCAAAAACATGGTGTGTGCCGGCTATCTGGAGGGGGGAAAGGACGCCTGCCAG GGTGACTCAGGCGGCCCGCTGGCGTGTAACGGCGAGCTGCAGGGCATCGTATCCTGGGGTTACGGCTGCGCCCAGCCCAACTATCCCGGCGTTTACACCAAGGTCTGCGCCCTGCTGCCCTGGATCAAGGACATTCTCAACAGCTACTAG